The following are from one region of the Coffea eugenioides isolate CCC68of chromosome 2, Ceug_1.0, whole genome shotgun sequence genome:
- the LOC113763271 gene encoding katanin p80 WD40 repeat-containing subunit B1 homolog isoform X2, translated as MDTNLKIWDIRKKGCIHTYKGHTRGISTIRFTPDGRWVVSGGFDNVVKIWDLTAGKLLHDFKFHEGHIRSIDFHPLEFLLATGSADRTVKFWDLETFEMIGSARRETAGVRSITFHPDGRTLFCGLDDSLKVYSWEPVICHDSVDMGWSTLGDMCVHDGKLLGGAYFQNSVGVWVADISLIEPYGGGAIPELNGPPEQKYEVQENPSEKSVSHRRSNSNFRSMSPDIDSKDIKNIYVDTEACKPVTSTKVGSLNSPNAVDPSEPKEITTLASQKQGSAVRVHAKTNVSGDAKSFIVPIVIPREYPSAKDKAGSRRESFASSRAITGTLKPSHIRRSSNTKSDMEKISTGLETMSLGSMTTAVETKTEPNFNSKLVCNNNVKEFSEGEDLSIKNVGEKLEKATSLTRLSNQENGEKPQECNKGVIPIRVVNGVAVVRGRTRSLVERFEKREGLSSNEAQTPEKAPNFSSEEAQTPEKAPNFSSKEAQMPENAPNFSSKEAQMPDRCPSSITEAAKASLQDNNPPNAGREPDTDDNHAIEALMQNHDVLLSTFRSRLTKLQVVRHFWERNDVKGAINAMMKLPDHSVQADVVSVLKEKMEIITLELFSCLLPVLLSLLDSKIDR; from the exons ATGGACACTAATCTAAAGATATGGGATATCAGAAAGAAAGGATGCATTCATACATATAAGGGTCATACTCGAGGAATTAGCACTATAAGGTTTACTCCTGATGGCCGATGGGTGGTTTCTGGTGGATTTGATAATGTTGTAAAG ATATGGGACCTGACAGCTGGAAAACTCTTGCATGATTTCAAGTTTCATGAAGGACATATCCGATCAATAGACTTCCATCCACTTGAATTTCTTCTGGCTACAG GCTCAGCGGATCGAACTGTTAAGTTTTGGGATTtggaaacttttgaaatgattGGGTCTGCCAGGCGTGAG ACTGCTGGAGTTCGATCCATAACGTTTCACCCTGATGGAAGAACGCTATTCTGTGGATTGGATGATAGTTTGAAG GTGTATTCATGGGAGCCAGTAATTTGTCATGACTCTGTTGATATGGGATGGTCAACACTAGGTGATATGTGCGTCCATGATGGTAAACTCTTGGGTGGTGCATATTTTCAGAACTCTGTTGGAGTTTGGGTAGCTGATATTTCG CTTATTGAGCCATATGGTGGGGGTGCGATACCTGAGCTGAATGGCCCACCTGAGCAGAAATAtgaagttcaagaaaatccTTCTGAGAAATCCGTAAGCCATAGGAGGTCCAATTCAAATTTCCGCAGCATGTCACCAGATATTGATTCTAAAGACATTAAGAATATCTATGTGGATA CTGAAGCTTGTAAGCCTGTTACTTCAACAAAAGTTGGGTCTCTTAATTCTCCAAATGCTGTAGACCCTTCTGAACCAAAGGAGATTACGACTTTGGCAAGTCAGAAGCAGGGCTCTGCGGTAAGGGTGCATGCAAAGACTAATGTGTCAGGGGATGCCAAATCCTTCATTGTGCCTATAGTGATACCTCGTGAATATCCTAGTGCAAAAGATAAGGCCGGTTCTAGAAGGGAATCTTTTGCTAGCAGTAGGGCCATTACTGGTACACTTAAGCCTTCCCATATCCGAAGGTCGTCAAATACAAAGTCTGATATGGAGAAAATCTCAACTGGATTGGAAACCATGTCTCTTGGCAGTATGACGACTGCAGTGGAGACTAAAACGGAACCAAACTTCAACAGCAAGCTTGTTTGCAACAATAATGTGAAGGAATTCTCTGAGGGAGAAGATCTGAGCATCAAGAATGTTGGAGAGAAGCTAGAAAAAGCTACATCGCTGACAAGACTGTCAAATCAGGAAAATG GTGAAAAGCCCCAGGAGTGCAACAAAGGGGTTATTCCTATTAGAGTTGTGAATGGAG TGGCAGTTGTGCGAGGTAGGACACGCAGTTTGGTTGAGAGATTTGAAAAAAGAGAGGGATTGAGTAGTAATGAAGCTCAAACGCCTGAGAAAGCTCCTAACTTTAGTAGCGAAGAAGCTCAAACGCCTGAGAAAGCTCCTAACTTTAGTAGCAAAGAAGCTCAAATGCCTGAGAATGCTCCTAACTTCAGTAGCAAAGAAGCTCAAATGCCTGACAGATGTCCTAGTTCAATAACTGAGGCAGCTAAAGCATCTTTGCAG GATAATAATCCACCAAATGCTGGAAGGGAGCCAGATACAGATGATAATCATGCCATTGAAGCGCTGATGCAAAATCATGACGTGCTATTAAGCACTTTTCGGTCACGCCTGACAAAGTTACAA GTGGTGCGGCATTTTTGGGAACGCAATGATGTTAAAGGTGCAATAAATGCTATGATGAAGTTGCCTGATCATTCT GTACAAGCAGATGTAGTCAGTGTTCTAAAGGAGAAAATGGAGATTATTACCTTAGAGCTCTTCTCATGCTTACTACCTGTGCTTTTAAGCTTACTGGATAGCAAAATTGATAGGTAA
- the LOC113763271 gene encoding katanin p80 WD40 repeat-containing subunit B1 homolog isoform X1: protein MAKRGYKLQEFVAHSGNVNCLRIGRKNFRQFITGGDDQVVNLWSIGNPAPLSSLSGHSSPVESVAFDSSEILVVAGASSGVIKLWDLEETKMVRTLSGHRSYCTAVEFHPFGEFFASGSMDTNLKIWDIRKKGCIHTYKGHTRGISTIRFTPDGRWVVSGGFDNVVKIWDLTAGKLLHDFKFHEGHIRSIDFHPLEFLLATGSADRTVKFWDLETFEMIGSARRETAGVRSITFHPDGRTLFCGLDDSLKVYSWEPVICHDSVDMGWSTLGDMCVHDGKLLGGAYFQNSVGVWVADISLIEPYGGGAIPELNGPPEQKYEVQENPSEKSVSHRRSNSNFRSMSPDIDSKDIKNIYVDTEACKPVTSTKVGSLNSPNAVDPSEPKEITTLASQKQGSAVRVHAKTNVSGDAKSFIVPIVIPREYPSAKDKAGSRRESFASSRAITGTLKPSHIRRSSNTKSDMEKISTGLETMSLGSMTTAVETKTEPNFNSKLVCNNNVKEFSEGEDLSIKNVGEKLEKATSLTRLSNQENGEKPQECNKGVIPIRVVNGVAVVRGRTRSLVERFEKREGLSSNEAQTPEKAPNFSSEEAQTPEKAPNFSSKEAQMPENAPNFSSKEAQMPDRCPSSITEAAKASLQDNNPPNAGREPDTDDNHAIEALMQNHDVLLSTFRSRLTKLQVVRHFWERNDVKGAINAMMKLPDHSVQADVVSVLKEKMEIITLELFSCLLPVLLSLLDSKIDR, encoded by the exons ATGGCCAAGCGCGGATATAAATTGC AGGAGTTTGTGGCGCATTCGGGGAATGTAAATTGTTTAAGGATTGGGAGGAAGAACTTTCGGCAATTTATAACAGGTGGAGATGATCAAGTGGTCAATCTTTGGTCAATTGGCAATCCTGCACCTTTATCG AGTCTTTCTGGTCACTCAAGTCCAGTTGAATCTGTAGCTTTTGATTCTTCGGAGATCTTGGTGGTTGCCGGAGCATCATCTGGTGTAATTAAATTGTGGGACCTTGAAGAAACAAAGA TGGTTCGCACTCTTTCTGGACACAGATCCTATTGCACTGCTGTGGAATTCCATccatttggtgaattttttgcaTCTGGTTCCATGGACACTAATCTAAAGATATGGGATATCAGAAAGAAAGGATGCATTCATACATATAAGGGTCATACTCGAGGAATTAGCACTATAAGGTTTACTCCTGATGGCCGATGGGTGGTTTCTGGTGGATTTGATAATGTTGTAAAG ATATGGGACCTGACAGCTGGAAAACTCTTGCATGATTTCAAGTTTCATGAAGGACATATCCGATCAATAGACTTCCATCCACTTGAATTTCTTCTGGCTACAG GCTCAGCGGATCGAACTGTTAAGTTTTGGGATTtggaaacttttgaaatgattGGGTCTGCCAGGCGTGAG ACTGCTGGAGTTCGATCCATAACGTTTCACCCTGATGGAAGAACGCTATTCTGTGGATTGGATGATAGTTTGAAG GTGTATTCATGGGAGCCAGTAATTTGTCATGACTCTGTTGATATGGGATGGTCAACACTAGGTGATATGTGCGTCCATGATGGTAAACTCTTGGGTGGTGCATATTTTCAGAACTCTGTTGGAGTTTGGGTAGCTGATATTTCG CTTATTGAGCCATATGGTGGGGGTGCGATACCTGAGCTGAATGGCCCACCTGAGCAGAAATAtgaagttcaagaaaatccTTCTGAGAAATCCGTAAGCCATAGGAGGTCCAATTCAAATTTCCGCAGCATGTCACCAGATATTGATTCTAAAGACATTAAGAATATCTATGTGGATA CTGAAGCTTGTAAGCCTGTTACTTCAACAAAAGTTGGGTCTCTTAATTCTCCAAATGCTGTAGACCCTTCTGAACCAAAGGAGATTACGACTTTGGCAAGTCAGAAGCAGGGCTCTGCGGTAAGGGTGCATGCAAAGACTAATGTGTCAGGGGATGCCAAATCCTTCATTGTGCCTATAGTGATACCTCGTGAATATCCTAGTGCAAAAGATAAGGCCGGTTCTAGAAGGGAATCTTTTGCTAGCAGTAGGGCCATTACTGGTACACTTAAGCCTTCCCATATCCGAAGGTCGTCAAATACAAAGTCTGATATGGAGAAAATCTCAACTGGATTGGAAACCATGTCTCTTGGCAGTATGACGACTGCAGTGGAGACTAAAACGGAACCAAACTTCAACAGCAAGCTTGTTTGCAACAATAATGTGAAGGAATTCTCTGAGGGAGAAGATCTGAGCATCAAGAATGTTGGAGAGAAGCTAGAAAAAGCTACATCGCTGACAAGACTGTCAAATCAGGAAAATG GTGAAAAGCCCCAGGAGTGCAACAAAGGGGTTATTCCTATTAGAGTTGTGAATGGAG TGGCAGTTGTGCGAGGTAGGACACGCAGTTTGGTTGAGAGATTTGAAAAAAGAGAGGGATTGAGTAGTAATGAAGCTCAAACGCCTGAGAAAGCTCCTAACTTTAGTAGCGAAGAAGCTCAAACGCCTGAGAAAGCTCCTAACTTTAGTAGCAAAGAAGCTCAAATGCCTGAGAATGCTCCTAACTTCAGTAGCAAAGAAGCTCAAATGCCTGACAGATGTCCTAGTTCAATAACTGAGGCAGCTAAAGCATCTTTGCAG GATAATAATCCACCAAATGCTGGAAGGGAGCCAGATACAGATGATAATCATGCCATTGAAGCGCTGATGCAAAATCATGACGTGCTATTAAGCACTTTTCGGTCACGCCTGACAAAGTTACAA GTGGTGCGGCATTTTTGGGAACGCAATGATGTTAAAGGTGCAATAAATGCTATGATGAAGTTGCCTGATCATTCT GTACAAGCAGATGTAGTCAGTGTTCTAAAGGAGAAAATGGAGATTATTACCTTAGAGCTCTTCTCATGCTTACTACCTGTGCTTTTAAGCTTACTGGATAGCAAAATTGATAGGTAA